In Bacillus thuringiensis, the DNA window GTTGGAGAAGCTGAAAATGGAAGAAAAGGTTCAGAGTTAGCTTTGCAATTAAGACCAGATATTATTTTGATGGACCTTGTCATGGATGAAATGGATGGGGTTGAAGCAACACGTGCAATTATTCAGGAATGGCCAGAAGCGAAAATTGTAGTTGTAACGAGCTTTTTAGATGATGAGAAATTGTATCCTGTTATTGAGGCGGGAGCGACAAGTTATTTATTAAAAACATCAAGAGCGAGTGATATAGCAGACGCTGTACGAGCTACTTATGATGGAGAAACGGTATTAGAGCCAAAAGTTACTGGTAAAATGATGTCTCGTATGCGTCAGAAGAAAGAACAACCTTTGCATGAGGAGTTAACAGATAGAGAGTCTGAAATTTTGTTATTAATTGCAGAGGGGAAAAGTAATCAAGAGATTGCGGATGAATTATTTATTGCCCTCAAAACAGTAAAGACACATGTGAGTAATATATTAAATAAGCTAAATGTAAGTGACCGGACACAGGCGGTTATTTATGCGTTTAGACACCAATTGACGAAATGATAAAGTGAAACTTTAATCAGTGGGGGGTTATCCCACTGATTATTAGTTTGCACCAATTGGGATTCCAAATCTTTTTATTGACGCCAATAAATGTAAGCGTTATCATTGAGTTGTTAACAGTACATACAAAGGGGAGAGAGTGTATGTTAGTTCAAACGATATTTGGCATGGATAAGTCTAAAAAATTAGGGGATTATGTGAACGCATTACAAGCGCTTTG includes these proteins:
- a CDS encoding response regulator, whose amino-acid sequence is MIKVLLVDDHEMVRMGVSAYLSTQPDIEVVGEAENGRKGSELALQLRPDIILMDLVMDEMDGVEATRAIIQEWPEAKIVVVTSFLDDEKLYPVIEAGATSYLLKTSRASDIADAVRATYDGETVLEPKVTGKMMSRMRQKKEQPLHEELTDRESEILLLIAEGKSNQEIADELFIALKTVKTHVSNILNKLNVSDRTQAVIYAFRHQLTK